CAATATTAGACAGATAAATCTGCTAATACAATGGACTGAAGAGCAAGAGAAACATCACTCTCTAAAAAAAGATGACTTGACCAATAACAAGCACTACGTGCCATATAGTGCGCGACTTTGTTAGCAAATCGTTTAACATAACCAATATTGGAaacattatttaaagaaaataaaataatctgaCAATCTTGaacaaacaaatcaaaaaaAGAAGGCATAGAGACCGAGCTAAGAATGGCTTGAACAACTAAAATGCAATCCGTCTCAACTATCACATTTGACTTGTTATtcatctttatccaactaagcgCCTCTTTGACACTTAGAATTTCTGCAATTTCGGGGTGGCAACTTACGGTAGAAACAGTTGAAAACGCCTCGAGAATCTGACCATCACAGCCGCGTGCTACGAAACCAGTACCAACCTCATTTGTGTCTTCAAAAACAGCCCCTCACAATAATCTTCAAACTATTAAGATCAttagatttaagaattttcgttcaattttactaatggATGCTTGACGTGGATAAAAATTCAAGTAATAATTTGATACATATCAAATGTACgggggacatgatttagtatatggaTAATTACTACATTAATGTAATTGAACGGAGTTAGATAAAAATTCTTGAATctaacaattttaatagttcAGAGAACACGATTTGATACATGTATTTTAATGTTCAGAGGGTACAACTTGATAGATGGACAATTACTAAATTAGTAAAACTGAAAGGAATTATAGAAGTCtttaaattattcaacaatGTTAATAGTCTATGAAGAATTTTTAACACTTATAAAATTTAGAAGGCacgatttaatacatgtcattCGGAgtacaaaaatttaattagcctaaaaataatgtgtttagTCCATTGCTTAGGTTGACGTGATTTGTAAATTATTCGAACTAAACTATTTGAGACTAGACTAAATGAATTTAGTGTCAATGGTTGGTTAATTTGaatcatttataattttttgattCGGTCAcggttttaatatttttcacaGTGGttcaaaccaaaccaaattacttaatttatatatatacatatttaatattaatattagggaataatcttaattataaactttaaaaagaaaagaataattATGAAATATAAACTATAATTTCAAACCAAATTAATCCGTGAATTCatgtgaaaaaataataatatatatatttactatgaTACATCAATTATAAAGTATTTACATATTCTTCTTTAGTATGAAATTAAGAAAGTAAAAGCACTTATTTATTCACATAATCACACACATATCAATTAAATGAAAGAGCTACTTTTAGGAAAGAATCAATGAAGTTACAAAAAAAgatataattttgtaatatttttgttaCATATATTGTTCTTTCTAGTATATAGTTTGGTATACTTGTTACAAATCTATGGTAATAATTCCAattaatctatatataaatacataaacaTGTATCAAGCTACTTAAACAAAAGCTTAGTTTAATCATTCTCATtaaagaaggaaaaaaagagGACAAAACTAAGAGAAAATTAGTGTATTCATCATAGAAAATGATGGCTGTGAGATTTAATCTAGCAATAATATTTTGTTctttattattggagattactTTTGCAACCAATCCTTCCATTTTCAATGTCAAGGCACAACCCAATAGTGACATTAGTCAAGTAAGTTCATATTTTTTATAgggtaaatagtggcataagtacccaaagttttatgtttgtaggcggcataaactcaatgtttatttttagcggcataagtacccaattgtttgtaaaattgtaatttttctctaattttgtcaGTATAGACTCTGATATTGTCTTAAACAGGGTACATATAAGGCCTAAATTTTTTATCATTGGGtctaaatagaaatatataggatcagttacttccaaatgttctttaaataaattcaaaatagagTCTGTATTGACAAAACTgaaagaaaattacagtttcacaaacattgggtacttatgccactaaaaataaacattgggtttatgccgcttacaaacataaaactttgggtacttatgccgctatttacccttttttatatatataaacacatggACATCTTTATTTTTATCTCAACTTTTATAGTTGAGACATTATTTTTATCTTTATCGATTTTCTATATAATTATGTGCATTGTAATTATAAGTGACATTTCACTTGTTTCCGAAACATTTAAAATAATCCATAGTCAAAATTAATTGCATGCTGGCTCGCTTTTTTATATGCACttgcaattatttattttgaattttatttttcatattgtaaattattcaaaatttattaataatgaatgaAATACctattacaattataataatataaattatcattttaaaaattaagttatagtTTCTCCAGATGTCTAAACGTAAATATCCTTAACGGTAGAGACAAAAGTGATTACATATCCTACAATATTATGTCCTAGCTAGAATTTGTAAAGTTGTATTTATCTCATCAATATGAATATGAAAGTGATGAAACTCTTTATTTCAACAAtattgattcaaaattaattaattttatatgtaGGCTCTCTCTAATGCTTGGAAACAAGCATGTACATCTACTACCCCATCTGAATTACTAATTCCAAAGGGAACATTCAAGTTAAAAAGAGTTACATTAGAAGGACCTTGTAAGGCTCCAATCAAGATTAATCTTCAAGCCACATTGCAAGCCCCAAGTGACCCCAATGGTTTCAAAGATGGAGATGGTTGGGTTACTTTTGAACATATTGATAGACTAACTTTAATGGGTGGTGGTAGTTTTGATGGGCAAGGCAAAGGAGTTTGGGGAAAACATTGCTCACAAGGACAATATTGCAGTAAACTTCCCATAGTAAGCTTTTAAatctttatataatattattttataaatacccacaCATGACAagtttttttacaattttacggatttacaattttttttttttgcatgtaTTGTTGTTTTTTTCAAAACAACATTGTTTTGACGTTTTTACTACGGGAAATAGtagtgtgatttttttttacaacaaTATGTGTTGTTTTCACATTGCTACCATGAGAACACAACAACGTGAAAATAATattcttcattaaaaaaaatagagattatttcaaaaaaacataaaaataaaaaaaaaaatacaaaaatacgattttacgaaattttaaatatttttacgaatttttttattttatttacagaaaatacgaaCTTTTTTGTTGTAATCCTGTTatatttattgttgattttttgttatgtgtatatgttattttttgttcttattttgatgttattttcatgttacttttatgtagttttcttgttcattatgttgttttcgttttattttttggaaaaccataaaaatatataaaaaaaaaaaaaacattctttgaacgtaaaaatgtaaatattttacaaaaaatagtgtcttatgtaattattcaaaaaaataagtGAAAAATCTATAACAAACTGTATTTgagaaaatgtaaataaaaaaaaatgtaaaaatgaaaaaaaaaaaagtttatttttaagtatattatgtAAATTTCTCTCAATTTGACAAAATCATATAAATATGTTTAAATTTATTGATGTGTTTGTATTTGTATGAATATGAACAGAATGTAAGATTCGACTACGTTACTAATTCCATAATTGAAGACGTAATATCACGTGATAGTAAACAATTTCATATCAATGTTTTGGGTGGAGAAAATATTACCTTCTCAGGTGTTCGAGTAGTTGCTCCTGAAAATAGTCCTAACACTGATGGAATCCATATTGGACGTTCAAATAGAATTAACATTATCGACTCAAATATTCAAACTGGCGATGATTGTGTTTCTATTGGAGATGGTAGTAAACAAATAACTGTTACGAATGTTACCTGTGGTCCTGGACATGGTTTTAGCGTCGGGAGTTTAGGAAAATATAAAGATGAAAAAGCCGTAGAAGGAGTGATTTTCAAGGGTTGTACGATGAAAAATACAATGAATGGTGTTAGAATCAAAACTTGGCCAGATTCTACAGATGGTTTGGCATCAAATATGCATTTTGAAGATATTGACATGGAAAATGTTGGTAATCCTATTCTTATAGATCAAGAATATTGCCCTTGGAATAATTGCAACAAAAAGGTATGCATAATCAATTATTGGTTACTATATCTAAATACATGCATATTGTGAAATTTTTACATAATAGatcataaactaaaaaaaatacaaaaatacgttaatatggataaatttttattttactgtttaaacttttttatttataaaaatacagacTTCagtataaacaaaataaattgctaaatatctttgttttataatttatttatagttgttaaaGGGTTGATTTTTTTCGttgtttttttagttattttagaattttaaaatcgtatttttataaataaaaactttaggtcataaaattgtaaataaaatataaaaaaaaaatatattttttaaaaaacccctatatatttattgtattatagTTCTAaccatattatttataattttcaggTTCCATCCAAAATTAAGCTGAAAGATGTtacattcaaaaatattcatggTACTTCTACATCAGCACTTGCAATAAACTTAATTTGTAGTAGTGGATATCCATGCCAAAATGTTACAATTGAAAACattgatttaaaatataatggaCCAGAAGGCCCTATCACTTCCAAGTGCAAAAATATCAAACCAAAGACAATTGGCAAACAAAATCCTTCTCCATGCAATGCTATTTGAtttcattaatattattatgactaaaaaataTGTGGTTAATTATACTTGTAAGTCTTATGATTACTACTATGTAGTCAATAAATTTCATAATTGTACTATATTGTGAGATATTgttttcacatatatataatatacatgcaaatattattaatttgtcAATGAAATATGAATCTCTATTagtaaatatttcattaattaataaaaaaatttactctagttatatataatttatatactgaAAAATTTCATGAGCTCTAAACTTACTTAcccaagaaaataaaataaaaactttcatGTGATGTATTGGGggattttatttaattgtctCATATCTCTAATTCTATCatgttcaataataataattgatattttttgagttAGTACTATGTACAACAAATCAATTATACTTGTGAGGCACTATTTCTCTCTTTCTCCCaactaagaaaaatattaaaaatcacattttaaaaaatattagaagaagatgagttggtaAATACAACAAATGTAAACTTGGATTAACCAATGGGTAGAAAAGCATCAAAGGCTCTATTTAAAAAAgactaggaaaaaataaagtGATGCCTACAACTTTGCTATATAGGGAAATTAatgtttgaagaaaaaaaaaaagacagtgCAAAAATATTGAGCTTTATGAAAGAATATTTGCTCAAGATCAAGAAAGATTGATTcttgattaaaaaataaaatttcagctagaagaataaaaagaagaagaaaaaataatgagcattgctattaggtactagtggtgtctagcaccttctcgacatgtcgcgttgcgattcgCTAGCGATACTccataaaagctattatattaaattatatgggactcgatacttagttggaccaatagcgatattgacacgtagaAGGGTGTcactggtgccctttagcatttctaaaaaataatgGCAATTGATACTGCATTTAAAGCACATCATTTTTTGAAAGTTTCCAAATGAAGATAGTTAAAAAAAGGTTAGCATAAGTCTCATCTTCAATAATCATATTATGCATTATTATGcataatttcatattatcaTTGAGTGTTTCTTGATCCCAAAACCGATCGAGTTGGACCATGCACGATTGTAGAACGTGATTGAAGCACTCCAAATATTCTCTCCACATCTTTTCTTGTAAACTCTTCACATGCagcaaaatatttttacttataTCTTTGAGGAGCTGCTATAATTTTGACAAATATTGACCAATTAAGATGGATGTATCTCATTACCAAGATAGTATCACATTGTATAATTTTGACCATTAATTGAATGATTAAGAGCAACTCCAAGGAGCCCTTAAATTTGAAGATGCAGTGATTTATCTTCTCCAAGGTAGCACTATTTTGAGATGATTTATGCAGTTTTTGCTACAGTGTACTGCATATATGCAGTAACACTGTAGCAACTgcatcttttttattattattattaataatatttaatagctaatttttatttatatatattgtttaatattaaaatatcttatattttattaatataataataaaatatatttttttggtgtaaattttagtGTTGTGGTTGGAGTGGAAATATTTTTTGACACCAAATTTAGTGATAGTGTAATACCAAATTTAATGTCTCCTTGGAGATGCTCTAACAAGTGGAGATTTTGGTAAACTAAAAAATAGATGTCATATCAAAAGATCATAAGAAGCAATAGCTTCCAAAATGATTGTTGGCTCATGAATGTGATCAGAATATAAACATTGCCCAGCAATAGGACAATTCTTCCACCTCCAATACATACAATCAATACTTCCTAGCATTTCAGGAAATCCACGAGTGTACATAAcgtaattaatttcatatattttcgaaaattgtaatTCATTATGACAATTATGGTAGTACAAATGGGTATGTCGCTGAACGggaggagacattaatttcgctgcaatcattgtaaaattttctcaaatttttatttatgtgtttgatttgaattgttttaaagttctatatttaggatgttagattagTAATAATTAACATACTTGTTTAGTAAAAATAAGATCATAGTTAAATATACTTTCCAACAGTGAGATGGAAAAAGATGGTTAGTATGGTTAGAGATGTTGTAACAATAGAACCAATATAGTACTATACCGAGGTATATATAAGGGTGTTCATATAATCTACAATAATCTGCGGTTTCAAACTATGGACCAAACCATTTGAGACCGAACCAAATGAATCTGGTGCGAACGATTTGGTCAATCCAGACCGTTTAAAATTTCTTGGTTCAGTCACGATTTTAGAAATGTCAATAGCTGCTCAAACCAAATCAATccgtataattattttatatacgtaatatattttttttagataaaatGTTGATATTTGGGAACAAGTTTAGGTAGaatattgatattgacttaatattattatgataatatttttttattatcattatatattataaacttattaaaataaaaaaaaaatactgaaaAAATGAACAATAATTACTgccaaaaaattagaataactaaaaaacataattttgaaccaaaatatTTCGTTTTTGAGTGGATTAGTTTAATTTGGTTTTGAATTTTTAGAAAACTATGTACTgatttggtttgaaaaaattaaaaattcgaaCCTAATCAATCTGTAAACACCCCTAGTTATATCATATAATCATTAGTAGTAAAATAAGTATGTAATatcacataattaatttaataattattataaaataactattGTGTATTCaattttacataattaatttaataattattgtaaGTTAATTATTTACAACACACCAGATACCAATGCTCATTAAAATTAAATGAGTATGAAGAAGAGTAATTGGCAGTTATTAATAAGTGTACATATTAATAAGTTTCATTTGGTCACTACTactcataatataaattttttgtaataaaatataatttttaattacaacaaaaacttacttgaaactaaaacataatatttgtATGCATGTTGTCATTAAATTTACTTTTATTCACAACAAGTAGCGTGACTAAGAACACATTTAGCAACaataaattgtgatttttgtgactaatacttttagtaacgaattttttaattacaatataaaaataataatttataattacgtactcttaattttttattattaatcacaaattttgtcctaactaattattcatgatttttcattgaaacagaaattgttgaattaatcttccaaacaaaaaaacaaactgttgaattaaaagattttttttaatgccaattaatGAGTTATATATTATAAGAAATCAGAGGAGCAGTGTTTGATTCTGTGTCAGTGTCTCagtaatgaagaaaaaaaacataatttttggTTTAGTTAATGTTATGACTTTTGTAATAATTGTGATGAGTGAATTAATTTCATATGTTTTCGAAAATTGGAATTCATTATGACAATTATGCATGGTATAGTACAAATGGGCATGCCTTAACACTGATCAACTCTGATTAATTATCATCTTCATCTGCCAAATACAGattccaaaaaataaagaaagaaaaaaaaagtataatttaatgGCATGTCTAAtacttttttgtttgtttttttttaaaaaaataataaataagaaacTTGATTAAATGCAAATACAATAGCCCAAATGAGTATGCTACATGATAATAAGCGGATAATTCACCTCTTAACCTCGTCTCTATTTTTCGTTTATGCTCTCCCCATTCTCCTTACAAAatgtttggtattgacttgtattaattgattgtgtaaaattataatatatttttaatacactcgatcccaacaccaactacgggtCCGGGGTCCAGGaccaggtccaggtctgggtccgggttcgagttcgggtcccggGTCTAAGTCTGGGGTTGTGGTCTGGGTCCGGGATCCAGGGTCTGGGtatgggtccaggtccgggtctaggtccggggttcGGGTCCGGGCCGGGGTCccgggtccgagtccgggtTTGGGGTCCGAGTcgaggtccgggtccgggtccgggtttgggtttcggattcgggtctaggtccggatcCGCGTtcggggttcgggtccgggtccaggtccggaTCTTGGTTCGGGTCCGGGGTCAGGGCCGGTCGCGGGTCCGAGGTCCAGGGTCTGGGTCCGTGTCCGAGGTCCGAGGTCCGAGGTCcggggtccgggttcgggtcggaGATTAGTGTTGACCCCAAATTCTtctaagatattataatacaagttaATACGGaccatttattatgtattaaataatacgacatacattgtattaaaaaaattggtcgtaataattaatacaatacattgtTTAATCCGaacatagtgttatttattatttaatacaatacgacccttATACGACATACCAAACGAGTCCTAAAAGTAAACATAAAATgagtatacaatgtaatttcctAAATTTTCACACCTACGAGTGTGGTCGTGGGCTTATTTGGGATCAAGATCGGCCTTAAGCTAAGGCCCATCCAATCCCACACCTAAAGTCCACCCAATTCAGAAACCCATATGatgaaaaaaaatcttttaattACACATATTCttt
This Cannabis sativa cultivar Pink pepper isolate KNU-18-1 chromosome 6, ASM2916894v1, whole genome shotgun sequence DNA region includes the following protein-coding sequences:
- the LOC115694864 gene encoding exopolygalacturonase-like, which codes for MAVRFNLAIIFCSLLLEITFATNPSIFNVKAQPNSDISQALSNAWKQACTSTTPSELLIPKGTFKLKRVTLEGPCKAPIKINLQATLQAPSDPNGFKDGDGWVTFEHIDRLTLMGGGSFDGQGKGVWGKHCSQGQYCSKLPICLYLYEYEQNVRFDYVTNSIIEDVISRDSKQFHINVLGGENITFSGVRVVAPENSPNTDGIHIGRSNRINIIDSNIQTGDDCVSIGDGSKQITVTNVTCGPGHGFSVGSLGKYKDEKAVEGVIFKGCTMKNTMNGVRIKTWPDSTDGLASNMHFEDIDMENVGNPILIDQEYCPWNNCNKKVPSKIKLKDVTFKNIHGTSTSALAINLICSSGYPCQNVTIENIDLKYNGPEGPITSKCKNIKPKTIGKQNPSPCNAI